Within the Amaranthus tricolor cultivar Red isolate AtriRed21 chromosome 15, ASM2621246v1, whole genome shotgun sequence genome, the region GCCAAACTTTTTCTGGCATTACATTCTTTGATAGCATTAGGCACTTTTTCAGCAAAAAAGGATTGTCTGTCTGTCATTTCTGGATGAAATCTTGATTTGGGACTGCTTAATAACTCATTTTGTGTCTCAAATGCCActgtttttttaagtttaagaattaattaaataagaacTCAAAATATATCCATGTTTAGTTTAAAAAACTATATATCTGTGCATAAGAACTATCTAAATGAAATTCGAGTTTTGTCGAGCAAATATAACTTTTCAGATAAGATTTGAGTTTAAttctcattaaaaaattattaaattacgatcaaaacataaataaagatATTGAATGACACttaacggtccgtttggttgatggtaatgaagtaatagaaatgaaatgttgtagtggcaatagtaatgaaggaatgaatatgagaattggtaatgaagtttttttgtttggtgtgaatgactaaagaatggtaatgaaagataatatttcattgattgcatttggttgttagtaataaaaaatgataatgactcttagttttattattatatatttgtatctaaaagtattattgtatctaaattattcaatctaatgattctttttttaataataatatttttttgaataattatatatattaccttttttttttcttcattattttgtttcttcagctcgaaacaacattactttattttattaccacagtaataatTCATTatcattacagcctaataccaggttgtttgatggtaataaaaatgaccctttttgataatttcatttccttatttaattaccatccattaccattgaaggcatccaaacaactaaattttttattacttaattttattaccattaccgccctctaataccatgtaccaaacgggctgtTAATAATAAATGTCATTTCCTAATTATTAGATTCATCATGGGTGAAATATATGATGGACCACTTGATCAAATAGAGTTTTTCAATTACTTACCAAGTTTACACCTTTTTAAATTCGAATACCGAAATATAACTAAAAGTTTCCgtaaatcaatttcttaaagTACGTATAAAGAAAGATTTTTTTACGGAACATGTGTAGattaatatatgatatatacaGATTCTGAAGTACTCAATGAGACGGATTTTTGTATAGAACACGTGTAGATTAATGTATAATACAAAAGTGTAAAACTACAATTGTGAGAAATTTATTAATTCAACTAAAACTCTGAAAAATAGTTCATATAtaacaacatcaaattcaatgaATAATTATTgcaaaattcaaatatatatatatatatatatatatatatatatatatatatatatatatatatatataatccattaaataaaatatataaatatacctGATAATCGAAGATCGAATGATGTACCATTCAAATCTGAATCAATAAGAAAATCATCTTCTAATGAAAAATCAATCAAACGAATTCTTTGTGCATCAagattcatctttctttcttaaaacttaattcttgaaaatgaaaatatttaaaattttaaaggagTAAGTAATagtagaaaaaacaaaaaaaaaaaagaaaaaaaagaagagaaggaaaTTAATTTGGAGATTAATAACGGTTGTTCTCTAAGTGAGGCATGCGTGAATTAGCCGATGTTTGGGAACCGCAACTAAAACtgatttcgtttttttttttttggtcaaattaataattataggcAAGAATCTTGTTTTCGTATATATACGAAGATATATTTCTAATATTGCCTAATAAATATCCtaagatttttaaaatcaaaacaaattctATCGAACTGATATATTACTTTATATAATCGATTTCAATTTTTTGAGAATATACCTTTGAGATTGCTATTGTCTTTAGTCTCTCCATTACCATCAACTAATCTCAAATCTAGATTATTACATAATGAATAATGattttcaactattttttaaataatggaGATGAATCTAATATATGTATTTAAGTATGGCAATTTGGCTATATAGACATGTTATGGGGTTAATAATAACACATTTGGTCAAATCCTAACTACCCCTTTGTCCACTACAATCACTACTCTTAGTCACTTCCtaaaataactccccattattCCCACATCTACAAACATTATGTTCATGATCATCCCATGATCAAGTAACCACATTTAGAGTCCTTATAAGAAATTGCTATAAATATGTCATAAAACTACATAAAATGGCAGACAATTCAACTCTTCtacattcaatttattttaccaaaaatacttccttcaatcatttaactagaaagaaagtttatataTTCCTACCATTACTCCACAAAAATGACACTACCCTCCTAATTACAATCTATATTCTTGatcaaatattccttcaattgatctgaactcatcctacaatccgttaatcttgtattcattcattatcatatattcattgcTTTCTGTCTctcgatctgacttgagcgtcggaggggttttccgggaaataacccccggacaaggctaacgttgtattgcaggatttgaggtctcatcagcggaaggatcataaacattttcagcatattgatggttgtacccgattacacctatctccaggtattttaagtgtcttttgcacttcctcttTTCATAACCGAAACAagacatttatttaaataaaaacccTCCAAAAGATTTATTAAAAACTTCCCTAAAATATGCtaataagatttttaaaatcaaaacacaTACTATCAAAATAATGATAGAGTATTGCTATTAGATATCATacaaattcaaaatttctaaccTAATTTTAAGAACTAGGTAGGAGTTGTCActtgtgatatatatatatatatatacaaagtaacaccttttttgATCAGGTCCGTAGAAAGATGTAAATCGTGTATGTCAACTTTTATCTGTTCCTCCCAAGttcttttaaattatataaagagTGAGGAGAATTAATCTTTTGAATCCCTCGAATATCATCTTACTTTAGTTTCAAAGCAGTTCACTTTCCTTCATGACAATGTTGTTGAATCTACAAAAGAAGCAAATCTAGTCAGGAGTGTTCGAGAGACACGTCT harbors:
- the LOC130800980 gene encoding uncharacterized protein LOC130800980 translates to MNLDAQRIRLIDFSLEDDFLIDSDLNGTSFDLRLSVAFETQNELLSSPKSRFHPEMTDRQSFFAEKVPNAIKECNARKSLAWDREFFTSPGFLELEELSRVNRGFKNLKACASTHGTEDNVRSKICEERKLRQKTGAVVGCRNKILVGVLDWFD